From Cellulosimicrobium sp. ES-005, one genomic window encodes:
- a CDS encoding DUF3048 domain-containing protein, producing the protein MTRTGRGAGTLRAGLVAALAAATVLLAGCGGEPAAPVTETVDADVSSDKGTPPEPDVPLVWPLTGVAAEEVADRPALAVKIENAPQARPQTGLEQADVVWEEVVEGGITRFVAVYHSQVPERVGPVRSVRPMDPAIVGPLHGILAYTGGQQPFIDAVGAAGTQSVVMDEGDDGFTTTRARRAPHNVYGSPEEFWAQADGDRTSPPPAQLVFAREPGSGTATAAGASAARLDVRLTHASRAVWEWSADEGRYVRSEGDTPAVSSDEVRLAATNVVLLAAPMENTSFKDPAGVPVPETKLVGTGEGVVASGGKQVAVSWSKEAVDAPLVLTGADGAPVELEPGASWIELVPVGSGSWEIS; encoded by the coding sequence ATGACGAGGACGGGACGAGGGGCCGGCACGCTCCGGGCGGGGCTGGTCGCCGCGCTCGCCGCGGCGACGGTCCTGCTCGCGGGGTGCGGCGGCGAGCCCGCCGCGCCCGTGACGGAGACGGTCGACGCCGACGTGTCCTCGGACAAGGGCACGCCGCCGGAGCCGGACGTGCCGCTCGTGTGGCCGCTCACCGGGGTCGCGGCCGAGGAGGTCGCCGACCGGCCGGCGCTCGCGGTGAAGATCGAGAACGCGCCCCAGGCGCGCCCGCAGACGGGCCTCGAGCAGGCCGACGTCGTGTGGGAGGAGGTCGTCGAGGGCGGCATCACGCGCTTCGTCGCCGTCTACCACTCGCAGGTCCCCGAGCGCGTGGGACCCGTCCGGTCGGTCCGGCCCATGGACCCCGCGATCGTCGGGCCGCTGCACGGGATCCTCGCGTACACCGGTGGGCAGCAGCCGTTCATCGACGCCGTCGGTGCGGCGGGCACCCAGTCGGTCGTCATGGACGAGGGCGACGACGGGTTCACGACGACGCGCGCGCGCCGGGCGCCGCACAACGTGTACGGCAGCCCGGAGGAGTTCTGGGCCCAGGCCGACGGCGACCGCACGTCGCCCCCGCCCGCCCAGCTCGTCTTCGCCCGGGAGCCGGGGTCCGGCACGGCCACCGCGGCAGGCGCGTCCGCGGCGCGCCTCGACGTCCGGCTCACGCACGCGAGCCGCGCCGTGTGGGAGTGGAGCGCCGACGAGGGCCGGTACGTGCGCAGCGAGGGCGACACCCCGGCCGTGTCGTCGGACGAGGTGCGGCTCGCGGCCACGAACGTCGTGCTGCTCGCCGCGCCGATGGAGAACACCTCGTTCAAGGATCCCGCGGGGGTGCCCGTCCCGGAGACGAAGCTCGTCGGGACCGGCGAGGGGGTCGTCGCGAGCGGCGGCAAGCAGGTGGCGGTGTCCTGGTCCAAGGAGGCGGTCGACGCCCCGCTCGTGCTCACGGGGGCGGACGGCGCGCCCGTCGAGCTCGAGCCCGGGGCCTCGTGGATCGA